One Aethina tumida isolate Nest 87 chromosome 5, icAetTumi1.1, whole genome shotgun sequence genomic window carries:
- the LOC109602277 gene encoding ecdysone-induced protein 75B, isoforms C/D isoform X6, which yields MQSRASPATGSPTLTERDTHVPCLGESVPRRRYQAKMTEELPILKGILNGVVDYHNAPVRFGRVPKREKARILAAMQQSSNSRSLEKAVAAELEDEQRLLATVVRAHIDTCDFTRDKVEPMLQRARDQPSYTACPPTLACPLNPNPQPLTGQQELLQDFSKRFSPAIRGVVEFAKRIPGFSLLAQDDQVTLLKAGVFEVLLVRLACMFDSQTASMICLNGQVLKRDAIHNSSNARFLMDSMFDFAERMNALRLSDAEIGLFCSVVVIAADRPGLRNTELIEKMHNKLKSALQIVVSQNHHGQAHILDELMKKVPDLRTLNTLHSEKLLAFKMTEQQQMMQQQQQQLWGSPLEEESSSKSPAASSWSSSSDVTMDEAKSPLGSVSSTESMSSSEMTSINDYHHGPSHHHISSNVTNAPLLAATLAGGICPHRHRANSGSTSSGDDELAATSHLIHNGLTITPVSRPHNSHPRFRKLDSPSDSGIESGTEKVDKPTSVCSSPRSSVEDHHIVEDMPVLKRVLQAPPLYDTNSLMDEAYKPHKKFRALRNKDSAEAEPVVIMSPQPVQSQLQMQLTAPQSSLSSTHSTLAKSLMEGPRMTAEQMKRTDIIHNYIMRGEQPSPMVTASPTACPYKTNGSWATSVITTTARLQPNNTQTPPPQEYSRLYLHPQSPHSTSPAPPQSRSPALLSVPTKMVELQVDIADSQQPLNLSKKSPSPSPRPLKIVTLEV from the exons ATGCAATCGCGCGCTAGTCCCGCCACCGGCAGCCCGACACTGACGGAACGCGATACACATGTGCCGTGTCTAGGTGAAAGTGTCCCGCGTCGACGTTACCAAGCCAAAATGACCGAGGAACTGCCCATCCTCAAGGGAATACTCAACGGCGTGGTCGACTACCACAACGCAC CGGTTAGATTCGGCCGTGTGCCCAAACGTGAGAAGGCCCGCATCCTGGCCGCCATGCAGCAAAGCTCCAACTCCAGGAGTCTGGAGAAGGCGGTGGCGGCGGAGTTGGAAGACGAGCAACGTCTGCTCGCCACCGTCGTTCGCGCTCACATCGACACCTGCGACTTCACCAGGGACAAAGTCGAGCCCATGCTACAAAGGGCGCGAGACCAACCCTCGTACACCGCATGCCCACCCACTCTG gCGTGTCCATTGAATCCGAACCCGCAGCCACTGACTGGACAACAGGAGTTGCTCCAGGACTTCAGCAAACGCTTCTCGCCGGCCATTCGCGGCGTAGTGGAGTTCGCCAAAAGGATTCCCGGATTCTCGCTGTTGGCGCAAGACGACCAGGTGACGTTGCTGAAGGCCGGCGTGTTCGAAGTGTTGTTGGTGCGTCTGGCGTGCATGTTCGATTCCCAAACCGCCTCCATGATCTGTCTGAATGGACAAGTGCTGAAACGTGACGCAATACATAACAGTTCAAACGCGCGTTTCCTTATGGACTCGATGTTCGATTTCGCCGAAAGGATGAACGCCCTGAGGCTGAGCGACGCCGAAATCGGACTGTTCTGTTCTGTGGTGGTAATCGCTGCTGACAGGCCCGGTTTGAGGAACACAGAATTGATTGAGAAGATGCACAACAAATTGAAATCTGCGCTTCAAATCGTTGTTAGCCAGAACCATCACGGCCAAGCTCACATTTTGGATGAGCTGATGAAGAAAGTCCCTGATCTCCGCACTCTGAACACATTGCACTCAGAGAAGCTGCTCGCATTCAAAATGACCGAGCAACAACAGATGatgcagcagcagcagcaacaaTTGTGGGGCTCGCCGTTGGAAGAGGAAAGTAGCAGCAAAAGCCCGGCCGCTTCGTCGTGgtcgtcatcatcagacgtcACAATGGACGAGGCCAAGAGTCCACTGGGCTCAGTTTCGAGTACCGAATCGATGAGTTCCTCGGAGATGACTTCGATTAATGACTATCATCACGGTCCCAGTCATCACCACATCAGCTCGAACGTCACAAACGCTCCACTTTTGGCTGCTACTTTGGCCGGAGGAATATGCCCACACAGACATCGGGCAAACAGTGGCTCGACTTCGTCGGGAGATGATGAACTGGCTGCAACATCACATCTGATTCACAATGGTCTGACGATCACACCAGTCAGCAGACCACACAACTCGCACCCCAGATTCAGAAAATTGGATTCCCCAAGCGATTCCGGCATCGAATCTGGCACCGAGAAGGTCGACAAACCCACATCGGTGTGTTCGAGTCCCAGATCATCAGTGGAGGACCACCACATCGTTGAGGACATGCCTGTGCTCAAGAGGGTGTTGCAAGCTCCACCTCTTTACGACACTAACTCGCTGATGGACGAAGCCTACAAGCCACACAAGAAATTCCGGGCATTACGCAATAAGGATTCGGCCGAGGCCGAACCAGTAGTCATTATGTCTCCCCAACCAGTGCAATCTCAGCTGCAAATGCAGTTGACCGCCCCGCAAAGCAGTTTATCCAGCACCCACTCAACGCTGGCAAAATCTCTAATGGAAGGCCCGAGGATGACGGCAGAGCAGATGAAGCGCACCGACATCATCCACAACTACATCATGCGCGGAGAGCAACCGTCACCAATGGTGACCGCCTCCCCAACCGCCTGCCCTTACAAAACCAACGGCTCGTGGGCGACCAGCGTGATAACGACGACGGCGCGGCTACAGCCCAACAACACCCAAACACCCCCGCCCCAGGAATACTCCAGGTTATACCTGCACCCGCAGTCGCCGCACTCGACGTCGCCCGCGCCGCCCCAGTCCCGATCGCCCGCCCTCCTCTCCGTGCCCACCAAAATGGTGGAGCTACAGGTGGACATTGCGGACTCGCAGCAGCCGCTCAATCTGTCCAAAAAGTCGCCGTCCCCGTCGCCCAGGCCGCTCAAAATTGTCACGCTGGAAGTGTAA
- the LOC109602277 gene encoding ecdysone-inducible protein E75 isoform X2, whose amino-acid sequence MTVNDYKETACVTAGHLEDVEMEQEPILQPPQDSENLLGRVLAEFDGTTVLCRVCGDKASGFHYGVHSCEGCKGFFRRSIQQKIQYRPCTKNQQCSILRINRNRCQYCRLKKCIAVGMSRDAVRFGRVPKREKARILAAMQQSSNSRSLEKAVAAELEDEQRLLATVVRAHIDTCDFTRDKVEPMLQRARDQPSYTACPPTLACPLNPNPQPLTGQQELLQDFSKRFSPAIRGVVEFAKRIPGFSLLAQDDQVTLLKAGVFEVLLVRLACMFDSQTASMICLNGQVLKRDAIHNSSNARFLMDSMFDFAERMNALRLSDAEIGLFCSVVVIAADRPGLRNTELIEKMHNKLKSALQIVVSQNHHGQAHILDELMKKVPDLRTLNTLHSEKLLAFKMTEQQQMMQQQQQQLWGSPLEEESSSKSPAASSWSSSSDVTMDEAKSPLGSVSSTESMSSSEMTSINDYHHGPSHHHISSNVTNAPLLAATLAGGICPHRHRANSGSTSSGDDELAATSHLIHNGLTITPVSRPHNSHPRFRKLDSPSDSGIESGTEKVDKPTSVCSSPRSSVEDHHIVEDMPVLKRVLQAPPLYDTNSLMDEAYKPHKKFRALRNKDSAEAEPVVIMSPQPVQSQLQMQLTAPQSSLSSTHSTLAKSLMEGPRMTAEQMKRTDIIHNYIMRGEQPSPMVTASPTACPYKTNGSWATSVITTTARLQPNNTQTPPPQEYSRLYLHPQSPHSTSPAPPQSRSPALLSVPTKMVELQVDIADSQQPLNLSKKSPSPSPRPLKIVTLEV is encoded by the exons GGCTTCTTCCGACGCAGCATCCAGCAGAAGATCCAGTACAGGCCGTGCACCAAAAACCAGCAGTGCTCGATCCTGCGGATCAACAGGAACCGTTGCCAGTACTGCAGACTGAAGAAGTGCATCGCGGTCGGGATGAGCAGGGACG CGGTTAGATTCGGCCGTGTGCCCAAACGTGAGAAGGCCCGCATCCTGGCCGCCATGCAGCAAAGCTCCAACTCCAGGAGTCTGGAGAAGGCGGTGGCGGCGGAGTTGGAAGACGAGCAACGTCTGCTCGCCACCGTCGTTCGCGCTCACATCGACACCTGCGACTTCACCAGGGACAAAGTCGAGCCCATGCTACAAAGGGCGCGAGACCAACCCTCGTACACCGCATGCCCACCCACTCTG gCGTGTCCATTGAATCCGAACCCGCAGCCACTGACTGGACAACAGGAGTTGCTCCAGGACTTCAGCAAACGCTTCTCGCCGGCCATTCGCGGCGTAGTGGAGTTCGCCAAAAGGATTCCCGGATTCTCGCTGTTGGCGCAAGACGACCAGGTGACGTTGCTGAAGGCCGGCGTGTTCGAAGTGTTGTTGGTGCGTCTGGCGTGCATGTTCGATTCCCAAACCGCCTCCATGATCTGTCTGAATGGACAAGTGCTGAAACGTGACGCAATACATAACAGTTCAAACGCGCGTTTCCTTATGGACTCGATGTTCGATTTCGCCGAAAGGATGAACGCCCTGAGGCTGAGCGACGCCGAAATCGGACTGTTCTGTTCTGTGGTGGTAATCGCTGCTGACAGGCCCGGTTTGAGGAACACAGAATTGATTGAGAAGATGCACAACAAATTGAAATCTGCGCTTCAAATCGTTGTTAGCCAGAACCATCACGGCCAAGCTCACATTTTGGATGAGCTGATGAAGAAAGTCCCTGATCTCCGCACTCTGAACACATTGCACTCAGAGAAGCTGCTCGCATTCAAAATGACCGAGCAACAACAGATGatgcagcagcagcagcaacaaTTGTGGGGCTCGCCGTTGGAAGAGGAAAGTAGCAGCAAAAGCCCGGCCGCTTCGTCGTGgtcgtcatcatcagacgtcACAATGGACGAGGCCAAGAGTCCACTGGGCTCAGTTTCGAGTACCGAATCGATGAGTTCCTCGGAGATGACTTCGATTAATGACTATCATCACGGTCCCAGTCATCACCACATCAGCTCGAACGTCACAAACGCTCCACTTTTGGCTGCTACTTTGGCCGGAGGAATATGCCCACACAGACATCGGGCAAACAGTGGCTCGACTTCGTCGGGAGATGATGAACTGGCTGCAACATCACATCTGATTCACAATGGTCTGACGATCACACCAGTCAGCAGACCACACAACTCGCACCCCAGATTCAGAAAATTGGATTCCCCAAGCGATTCCGGCATCGAATCTGGCACCGAGAAGGTCGACAAACCCACATCGGTGTGTTCGAGTCCCAGATCATCAGTGGAGGACCACCACATCGTTGAGGACATGCCTGTGCTCAAGAGGGTGTTGCAAGCTCCACCTCTTTACGACACTAACTCGCTGATGGACGAAGCCTACAAGCCACACAAGAAATTCCGGGCATTACGCAATAAGGATTCGGCCGAGGCCGAACCAGTAGTCATTATGTCTCCCCAACCAGTGCAATCTCAGCTGCAAATGCAGTTGACCGCCCCGCAAAGCAGTTTATCCAGCACCCACTCAACGCTGGCAAAATCTCTAATGGAAGGCCCGAGGATGACGGCAGAGCAGATGAAGCGCACCGACATCATCCACAACTACATCATGCGCGGAGAGCAACCGTCACCAATGGTGACCGCCTCCCCAACCGCCTGCCCTTACAAAACCAACGGCTCGTGGGCGACCAGCGTGATAACGACGACGGCGCGGCTACAGCCCAACAACACCCAAACACCCCCGCCCCAGGAATACTCCAGGTTATACCTGCACCCGCAGTCGCCGCACTCGACGTCGCCCGCGCCGCCCCAGTCCCGATCGCCCGCCCTCCTCTCCGTGCCCACCAAAATGGTGGAGCTACAGGTGGACATTGCGGACTCGCAGCAGCCGCTCAATCTGTCCAAAAAGTCGCCGTCCCCGTCGCCCAGGCCGCTCAAAATTGTCACGCTGGAAGTGTAA
- the LOC109602277 gene encoding ecdysone-inducible protein E75 isoform X5 encodes MEAPEFDGTTVLCRVCGDKASGFHYGVHSCEGCKGFFRRSIQQKIQYRPCTKNQQCSILRINRNRCQYCRLKKCIAVGMSRDAVRFGRVPKREKARILAAMQQSSNSRSLEKAVAAELEDEQRLLATVVRAHIDTCDFTRDKVEPMLQRARDQPSYTACPPTLACPLNPNPQPLTGQQELLQDFSKRFSPAIRGVVEFAKRIPGFSLLAQDDQVTLLKAGVFEVLLVRLACMFDSQTASMICLNGQVLKRDAIHNSSNARFLMDSMFDFAERMNALRLSDAEIGLFCSVVVIAADRPGLRNTELIEKMHNKLKSALQIVVSQNHHGQAHILDELMKKVPDLRTLNTLHSEKLLAFKMTEQQQMMQQQQQQLWGSPLEEESSSKSPAASSWSSSSDVTMDEAKSPLGSVSSTESMSSSEMTSINDYHHGPSHHHISSNVTNAPLLAATLAGGICPHRHRANSGSTSSGDDELAATSHLIHNGLTITPVSRPHNSHPRFRKLDSPSDSGIESGTEKVDKPTSVCSSPRSSVEDHHIVEDMPVLKRVLQAPPLYDTNSLMDEAYKPHKKFRALRNKDSAEAEPVVIMSPQPVQSQLQMQLTAPQSSLSSTHSTLAKSLMEGPRMTAEQMKRTDIIHNYIMRGEQPSPMVTASPTACPYKTNGSWATSVITTTARLQPNNTQTPPPQEYSRLYLHPQSPHSTSPAPPQSRSPALLSVPTKMVELQVDIADSQQPLNLSKKSPSPSPRPLKIVTLEV; translated from the exons GGCTTCTTCCGACGCAGCATCCAGCAGAAGATCCAGTACAGGCCGTGCACCAAAAACCAGCAGTGCTCGATCCTGCGGATCAACAGGAACCGTTGCCAGTACTGCAGACTGAAGAAGTGCATCGCGGTCGGGATGAGCAGGGACG CGGTTAGATTCGGCCGTGTGCCCAAACGTGAGAAGGCCCGCATCCTGGCCGCCATGCAGCAAAGCTCCAACTCCAGGAGTCTGGAGAAGGCGGTGGCGGCGGAGTTGGAAGACGAGCAACGTCTGCTCGCCACCGTCGTTCGCGCTCACATCGACACCTGCGACTTCACCAGGGACAAAGTCGAGCCCATGCTACAAAGGGCGCGAGACCAACCCTCGTACACCGCATGCCCACCCACTCTG gCGTGTCCATTGAATCCGAACCCGCAGCCACTGACTGGACAACAGGAGTTGCTCCAGGACTTCAGCAAACGCTTCTCGCCGGCCATTCGCGGCGTAGTGGAGTTCGCCAAAAGGATTCCCGGATTCTCGCTGTTGGCGCAAGACGACCAGGTGACGTTGCTGAAGGCCGGCGTGTTCGAAGTGTTGTTGGTGCGTCTGGCGTGCATGTTCGATTCCCAAACCGCCTCCATGATCTGTCTGAATGGACAAGTGCTGAAACGTGACGCAATACATAACAGTTCAAACGCGCGTTTCCTTATGGACTCGATGTTCGATTTCGCCGAAAGGATGAACGCCCTGAGGCTGAGCGACGCCGAAATCGGACTGTTCTGTTCTGTGGTGGTAATCGCTGCTGACAGGCCCGGTTTGAGGAACACAGAATTGATTGAGAAGATGCACAACAAATTGAAATCTGCGCTTCAAATCGTTGTTAGCCAGAACCATCACGGCCAAGCTCACATTTTGGATGAGCTGATGAAGAAAGTCCCTGATCTCCGCACTCTGAACACATTGCACTCAGAGAAGCTGCTCGCATTCAAAATGACCGAGCAACAACAGATGatgcagcagcagcagcaacaaTTGTGGGGCTCGCCGTTGGAAGAGGAAAGTAGCAGCAAAAGCCCGGCCGCTTCGTCGTGgtcgtcatcatcagacgtcACAATGGACGAGGCCAAGAGTCCACTGGGCTCAGTTTCGAGTACCGAATCGATGAGTTCCTCGGAGATGACTTCGATTAATGACTATCATCACGGTCCCAGTCATCACCACATCAGCTCGAACGTCACAAACGCTCCACTTTTGGCTGCTACTTTGGCCGGAGGAATATGCCCACACAGACATCGGGCAAACAGTGGCTCGACTTCGTCGGGAGATGATGAACTGGCTGCAACATCACATCTGATTCACAATGGTCTGACGATCACACCAGTCAGCAGACCACACAACTCGCACCCCAGATTCAGAAAATTGGATTCCCCAAGCGATTCCGGCATCGAATCTGGCACCGAGAAGGTCGACAAACCCACATCGGTGTGTTCGAGTCCCAGATCATCAGTGGAGGACCACCACATCGTTGAGGACATGCCTGTGCTCAAGAGGGTGTTGCAAGCTCCACCTCTTTACGACACTAACTCGCTGATGGACGAAGCCTACAAGCCACACAAGAAATTCCGGGCATTACGCAATAAGGATTCGGCCGAGGCCGAACCAGTAGTCATTATGTCTCCCCAACCAGTGCAATCTCAGCTGCAAATGCAGTTGACCGCCCCGCAAAGCAGTTTATCCAGCACCCACTCAACGCTGGCAAAATCTCTAATGGAAGGCCCGAGGATGACGGCAGAGCAGATGAAGCGCACCGACATCATCCACAACTACATCATGCGCGGAGAGCAACCGTCACCAATGGTGACCGCCTCCCCAACCGCCTGCCCTTACAAAACCAACGGCTCGTGGGCGACCAGCGTGATAACGACGACGGCGCGGCTACAGCCCAACAACACCCAAACACCCCCGCCCCAGGAATACTCCAGGTTATACCTGCACCCGCAGTCGCCGCACTCGACGTCGCCCGCGCCGCCCCAGTCCCGATCGCCCGCCCTCCTCTCCGTGCCCACCAAAATGGTGGAGCTACAGGTGGACATTGCGGACTCGCAGCAGCCGCTCAATCTGTCCAAAAAGTCGCCGTCCCCGTCGCCCAGGCCGCTCAAAATTGTCACGCTGGAAGTGTAA
- the LOC109602277 gene encoding ecdysone-inducible protein E75 isoform X4 has protein sequence MINKLNNEKITNVDYGTSNYNERQMSINLEFDGTTVLCRVCGDKASGFHYGVHSCEGCKGFFRRSIQQKIQYRPCTKNQQCSILRINRNRCQYCRLKKCIAVGMSRDAVRFGRVPKREKARILAAMQQSSNSRSLEKAVAAELEDEQRLLATVVRAHIDTCDFTRDKVEPMLQRARDQPSYTACPPTLACPLNPNPQPLTGQQELLQDFSKRFSPAIRGVVEFAKRIPGFSLLAQDDQVTLLKAGVFEVLLVRLACMFDSQTASMICLNGQVLKRDAIHNSSNARFLMDSMFDFAERMNALRLSDAEIGLFCSVVVIAADRPGLRNTELIEKMHNKLKSALQIVVSQNHHGQAHILDELMKKVPDLRTLNTLHSEKLLAFKMTEQQQMMQQQQQQLWGSPLEEESSSKSPAASSWSSSSDVTMDEAKSPLGSVSSTESMSSSEMTSINDYHHGPSHHHISSNVTNAPLLAATLAGGICPHRHRANSGSTSSGDDELAATSHLIHNGLTITPVSRPHNSHPRFRKLDSPSDSGIESGTEKVDKPTSVCSSPRSSVEDHHIVEDMPVLKRVLQAPPLYDTNSLMDEAYKPHKKFRALRNKDSAEAEPVVIMSPQPVQSQLQMQLTAPQSSLSSTHSTLAKSLMEGPRMTAEQMKRTDIIHNYIMRGEQPSPMVTASPTACPYKTNGSWATSVITTTARLQPNNTQTPPPQEYSRLYLHPQSPHSTSPAPPQSRSPALLSVPTKMVELQVDIADSQQPLNLSKKSPSPSPRPLKIVTLEV, from the exons GGCTTCTTCCGACGCAGCATCCAGCAGAAGATCCAGTACAGGCCGTGCACCAAAAACCAGCAGTGCTCGATCCTGCGGATCAACAGGAACCGTTGCCAGTACTGCAGACTGAAGAAGTGCATCGCGGTCGGGATGAGCAGGGACG CGGTTAGATTCGGCCGTGTGCCCAAACGTGAGAAGGCCCGCATCCTGGCCGCCATGCAGCAAAGCTCCAACTCCAGGAGTCTGGAGAAGGCGGTGGCGGCGGAGTTGGAAGACGAGCAACGTCTGCTCGCCACCGTCGTTCGCGCTCACATCGACACCTGCGACTTCACCAGGGACAAAGTCGAGCCCATGCTACAAAGGGCGCGAGACCAACCCTCGTACACCGCATGCCCACCCACTCTG gCGTGTCCATTGAATCCGAACCCGCAGCCACTGACTGGACAACAGGAGTTGCTCCAGGACTTCAGCAAACGCTTCTCGCCGGCCATTCGCGGCGTAGTGGAGTTCGCCAAAAGGATTCCCGGATTCTCGCTGTTGGCGCAAGACGACCAGGTGACGTTGCTGAAGGCCGGCGTGTTCGAAGTGTTGTTGGTGCGTCTGGCGTGCATGTTCGATTCCCAAACCGCCTCCATGATCTGTCTGAATGGACAAGTGCTGAAACGTGACGCAATACATAACAGTTCAAACGCGCGTTTCCTTATGGACTCGATGTTCGATTTCGCCGAAAGGATGAACGCCCTGAGGCTGAGCGACGCCGAAATCGGACTGTTCTGTTCTGTGGTGGTAATCGCTGCTGACAGGCCCGGTTTGAGGAACACAGAATTGATTGAGAAGATGCACAACAAATTGAAATCTGCGCTTCAAATCGTTGTTAGCCAGAACCATCACGGCCAAGCTCACATTTTGGATGAGCTGATGAAGAAAGTCCCTGATCTCCGCACTCTGAACACATTGCACTCAGAGAAGCTGCTCGCATTCAAAATGACCGAGCAACAACAGATGatgcagcagcagcagcaacaaTTGTGGGGCTCGCCGTTGGAAGAGGAAAGTAGCAGCAAAAGCCCGGCCGCTTCGTCGTGgtcgtcatcatcagacgtcACAATGGACGAGGCCAAGAGTCCACTGGGCTCAGTTTCGAGTACCGAATCGATGAGTTCCTCGGAGATGACTTCGATTAATGACTATCATCACGGTCCCAGTCATCACCACATCAGCTCGAACGTCACAAACGCTCCACTTTTGGCTGCTACTTTGGCCGGAGGAATATGCCCACACAGACATCGGGCAAACAGTGGCTCGACTTCGTCGGGAGATGATGAACTGGCTGCAACATCACATCTGATTCACAATGGTCTGACGATCACACCAGTCAGCAGACCACACAACTCGCACCCCAGATTCAGAAAATTGGATTCCCCAAGCGATTCCGGCATCGAATCTGGCACCGAGAAGGTCGACAAACCCACATCGGTGTGTTCGAGTCCCAGATCATCAGTGGAGGACCACCACATCGTTGAGGACATGCCTGTGCTCAAGAGGGTGTTGCAAGCTCCACCTCTTTACGACACTAACTCGCTGATGGACGAAGCCTACAAGCCACACAAGAAATTCCGGGCATTACGCAATAAGGATTCGGCCGAGGCCGAACCAGTAGTCATTATGTCTCCCCAACCAGTGCAATCTCAGCTGCAAATGCAGTTGACCGCCCCGCAAAGCAGTTTATCCAGCACCCACTCAACGCTGGCAAAATCTCTAATGGAAGGCCCGAGGATGACGGCAGAGCAGATGAAGCGCACCGACATCATCCACAACTACATCATGCGCGGAGAGCAACCGTCACCAATGGTGACCGCCTCCCCAACCGCCTGCCCTTACAAAACCAACGGCTCGTGGGCGACCAGCGTGATAACGACGACGGCGCGGCTACAGCCCAACAACACCCAAACACCCCCGCCCCAGGAATACTCCAGGTTATACCTGCACCCGCAGTCGCCGCACTCGACGTCGCCCGCGCCGCCCCAGTCCCGATCGCCCGCCCTCCTCTCCGTGCCCACCAAAATGGTGGAGCTACAGGTGGACATTGCGGACTCGCAGCAGCCGCTCAATCTGTCCAAAAAGTCGCCGTCCCCGTCGCCCAGGCCGCTCAAAATTGTCACGCTGGAAGTGTAA
- the LOC109602277 gene encoding ecdysone-inducible protein E75 isoform X3: MILSPDSSLHGIPQLPESTTSHYTDLGSLSGNHREPELNLEFDGTTVLCRVCGDKASGFHYGVHSCEGCKGFFRRSIQQKIQYRPCTKNQQCSILRINRNRCQYCRLKKCIAVGMSRDAVRFGRVPKREKARILAAMQQSSNSRSLEKAVAAELEDEQRLLATVVRAHIDTCDFTRDKVEPMLQRARDQPSYTACPPTLACPLNPNPQPLTGQQELLQDFSKRFSPAIRGVVEFAKRIPGFSLLAQDDQVTLLKAGVFEVLLVRLACMFDSQTASMICLNGQVLKRDAIHNSSNARFLMDSMFDFAERMNALRLSDAEIGLFCSVVVIAADRPGLRNTELIEKMHNKLKSALQIVVSQNHHGQAHILDELMKKVPDLRTLNTLHSEKLLAFKMTEQQQMMQQQQQQLWGSPLEEESSSKSPAASSWSSSSDVTMDEAKSPLGSVSSTESMSSSEMTSINDYHHGPSHHHISSNVTNAPLLAATLAGGICPHRHRANSGSTSSGDDELAATSHLIHNGLTITPVSRPHNSHPRFRKLDSPSDSGIESGTEKVDKPTSVCSSPRSSVEDHHIVEDMPVLKRVLQAPPLYDTNSLMDEAYKPHKKFRALRNKDSAEAEPVVIMSPQPVQSQLQMQLTAPQSSLSSTHSTLAKSLMEGPRMTAEQMKRTDIIHNYIMRGEQPSPMVTASPTACPYKTNGSWATSVITTTARLQPNNTQTPPPQEYSRLYLHPQSPHSTSPAPPQSRSPALLSVPTKMVELQVDIADSQQPLNLSKKSPSPSPRPLKIVTLEV, from the exons GGCTTCTTCCGACGCAGCATCCAGCAGAAGATCCAGTACAGGCCGTGCACCAAAAACCAGCAGTGCTCGATCCTGCGGATCAACAGGAACCGTTGCCAGTACTGCAGACTGAAGAAGTGCATCGCGGTCGGGATGAGCAGGGACG CGGTTAGATTCGGCCGTGTGCCCAAACGTGAGAAGGCCCGCATCCTGGCCGCCATGCAGCAAAGCTCCAACTCCAGGAGTCTGGAGAAGGCGGTGGCGGCGGAGTTGGAAGACGAGCAACGTCTGCTCGCCACCGTCGTTCGCGCTCACATCGACACCTGCGACTTCACCAGGGACAAAGTCGAGCCCATGCTACAAAGGGCGCGAGACCAACCCTCGTACACCGCATGCCCACCCACTCTG gCGTGTCCATTGAATCCGAACCCGCAGCCACTGACTGGACAACAGGAGTTGCTCCAGGACTTCAGCAAACGCTTCTCGCCGGCCATTCGCGGCGTAGTGGAGTTCGCCAAAAGGATTCCCGGATTCTCGCTGTTGGCGCAAGACGACCAGGTGACGTTGCTGAAGGCCGGCGTGTTCGAAGTGTTGTTGGTGCGTCTGGCGTGCATGTTCGATTCCCAAACCGCCTCCATGATCTGTCTGAATGGACAAGTGCTGAAACGTGACGCAATACATAACAGTTCAAACGCGCGTTTCCTTATGGACTCGATGTTCGATTTCGCCGAAAGGATGAACGCCCTGAGGCTGAGCGACGCCGAAATCGGACTGTTCTGTTCTGTGGTGGTAATCGCTGCTGACAGGCCCGGTTTGAGGAACACAGAATTGATTGAGAAGATGCACAACAAATTGAAATCTGCGCTTCAAATCGTTGTTAGCCAGAACCATCACGGCCAAGCTCACATTTTGGATGAGCTGATGAAGAAAGTCCCTGATCTCCGCACTCTGAACACATTGCACTCAGAGAAGCTGCTCGCATTCAAAATGACCGAGCAACAACAGATGatgcagcagcagcagcaacaaTTGTGGGGCTCGCCGTTGGAAGAGGAAAGTAGCAGCAAAAGCCCGGCCGCTTCGTCGTGgtcgtcatcatcagacgtcACAATGGACGAGGCCAAGAGTCCACTGGGCTCAGTTTCGAGTACCGAATCGATGAGTTCCTCGGAGATGACTTCGATTAATGACTATCATCACGGTCCCAGTCATCACCACATCAGCTCGAACGTCACAAACGCTCCACTTTTGGCTGCTACTTTGGCCGGAGGAATATGCCCACACAGACATCGGGCAAACAGTGGCTCGACTTCGTCGGGAGATGATGAACTGGCTGCAACATCACATCTGATTCACAATGGTCTGACGATCACACCAGTCAGCAGACCACACAACTCGCACCCCAGATTCAGAAAATTGGATTCCCCAAGCGATTCCGGCATCGAATCTGGCACCGAGAAGGTCGACAAACCCACATCGGTGTGTTCGAGTCCCAGATCATCAGTGGAGGACCACCACATCGTTGAGGACATGCCTGTGCTCAAGAGGGTGTTGCAAGCTCCACCTCTTTACGACACTAACTCGCTGATGGACGAAGCCTACAAGCCACACAAGAAATTCCGGGCATTACGCAATAAGGATTCGGCCGAGGCCGAACCAGTAGTCATTATGTCTCCCCAACCAGTGCAATCTCAGCTGCAAATGCAGTTGACCGCCCCGCAAAGCAGTTTATCCAGCACCCACTCAACGCTGGCAAAATCTCTAATGGAAGGCCCGAGGATGACGGCAGAGCAGATGAAGCGCACCGACATCATCCACAACTACATCATGCGCGGAGAGCAACCGTCACCAATGGTGACCGCCTCCCCAACCGCCTGCCCTTACAAAACCAACGGCTCGTGGGCGACCAGCGTGATAACGACGACGGCGCGGCTACAGCCCAACAACACCCAAACACCCCCGCCCCAGGAATACTCCAGGTTATACCTGCACCCGCAGTCGCCGCACTCGACGTCGCCCGCGCCGCCCCAGTCCCGATCGCCCGCCCTCCTCTCCGTGCCCACCAAAATGGTGGAGCTACAGGTGGACATTGCGGACTCGCAGCAGCCGCTCAATCTGTCCAAAAAGTCGCCGTCCCCGTCGCCCAGGCCGCTCAAAATTGTCACGCTGGAAGTGTAA